A portion of the Victivallis lenta genome contains these proteins:
- a CDS encoding glycoside hydrolase family 2 protein, whose translation MRFFFCLAAALAAISLSSLLAAADFSLGLDAPFTEHSTTRERQCLNGLWRFRPLSPDEKLSDAPPAAGTGWGYFKVPGVWPQGGGRTNSFQPLLPPEMMKNAASWHTAWYRRSFTVPAGAQGKQVLLDIEQLQTRATVYVDGKKAGEIVFPGGKLELTPYVAPGNEQTLEIRLSAVPLAEEHYVVMDGNNVTKVAAKVKNKGITGDVFLETVPAARIDGTHFITSVRSRSITFASEYAGLVPGRTYTVRAEIFDRDGKAVRSFDSPPFTAKELKGGRFAFTAAWPDPQLWDLDTPQNLYTAKLTLRSGGETVDETLPERFGFREFGIDGQNYMLNGSVIHLRAYHLPNYSAFWMPDKASKESALEAYRRLRELGFNFSISRNYNFAEGETNYLRGSFEAADESGHLHSVSLPHPWQFGDLTVKENADRFEAMAGYLIRKYRNHPSIILWVTNHNHGGAWGDQNPLRLGGEYKRADSEGEVRMKEPSRRNFLAAQERVAKLDPTRPVYSHASGSLGGHYSLNCYLNWAPAQERSDWLETFCAKGKYPLSFVEWGLPHIASFSSYRWPKFIWAANDVMTVWDAEYAADLYGDSAAEWTPEREKLLDKLVALGDRPTSWHTLSSIAGRLPGVIRLQADYFRDNLPAMRAWNIGLLLPWDDYAFYAPNPGTFGAVENPGRLERLNRPGLVPDFFNWGDYILTAHKGQFRLSPLGEAIKEWNQPLIAWIGGGKSFTTKEHVYLPGETVEKQLVILNDTRKPAECSYELWIRKVNAPAIRGKVTIGPGRKAVIPVKTFLPASLAPGSYELAANFRFDNGERRRHAFRIDVMSPLPPSPAAAQPVALYDPKGMTAKLLDELKIPYRRISRSTSLKGVKTLVIGREALTAAEPLPNLDAVRDGLNVLVFEQPTAVLERLGFRYNEYGLRRLFPRDAAHPALAGLPGELLADWRGEATLLAPYLDYDQFFCPEWQWCGFKNTRVWRCRNRGTVAQALIEKPSIGNFTPLADGGFALQYAPLLEYKEGRGRILFCQVEVTGRTEPEPAAKRLAANLLDYIRRAEIPHYRSFRIIAGPEFQAFLSSLKLEGEQPDADVIVAGPGAKSYPDLTGSVESGKTVLAFGLSEAELGQLLPQLDIATAKNRPSQMADLSAPELRGISNLDTAFQTRLDYATVDGRELTVKKIGKGTAVIVGVIPSMLNPEEFFRLRSSFRRRTFLVSQILRNAGIASGSALLERFSSQPVKDPWLGSYYLQNPIAGDDPYRYYHW comes from the coding sequence ATGCGCTTCTTCTTCTGCCTTGCCGCTGCGCTCGCGGCGATTTCCCTTTCATCTCTGCTTGCCGCGGCGGATTTCAGCCTCGGACTCGACGCCCCCTTCACCGAACACAGCACGACACGCGAACGGCAGTGCCTGAACGGGCTCTGGCGTTTCCGTCCGCTTTCCCCGGACGAGAAGCTCTCCGACGCGCCGCCCGCAGCCGGAACCGGCTGGGGCTACTTCAAGGTTCCCGGCGTCTGGCCGCAGGGCGGCGGCCGGACCAATTCATTTCAGCCGCTGCTGCCGCCGGAGATGATGAAAAATGCGGCCAGCTGGCACACAGCCTGGTACCGCCGCAGTTTCACTGTTCCCGCCGGCGCACAGGGGAAACAGGTCCTGCTCGATATCGAGCAGCTCCAGACGAGGGCGACAGTCTATGTCGACGGGAAAAAAGCCGGGGAGATCGTTTTTCCGGGCGGAAAACTCGAACTGACGCCATACGTCGCACCCGGCAATGAGCAGACGCTCGAAATCCGGCTCAGCGCCGTGCCGCTTGCGGAAGAGCATTATGTCGTGATGGACGGCAACAACGTGACGAAGGTCGCGGCCAAGGTCAAAAACAAGGGAATCACAGGCGATGTGTTCCTCGAAACCGTTCCCGCCGCCCGTATCGACGGCACGCACTTCATCACGAGCGTTCGCAGCAGAAGCATCACTTTCGCGAGCGAATACGCGGGGCTCGTCCCGGGGCGCACCTACACGGTCAGGGCCGAGATCTTCGACCGCGACGGGAAAGCGGTCCGGAGCTTCGACAGCCCGCCGTTCACGGCGAAGGAGCTGAAGGGAGGACGCTTCGCATTCACCGCCGCATGGCCCGATCCGCAGCTCTGGGACCTCGACACTCCGCAGAATCTCTACACGGCGAAGCTCACGTTGCGTTCCGGCGGGGAAACCGTCGATGAGACGCTCCCCGAACGGTTCGGCTTCCGCGAATTCGGCATCGACGGGCAGAACTACATGCTGAACGGCTCGGTCATCCACCTGCGCGCCTACCACCTGCCGAATTACAGCGCATTCTGGATGCCCGACAAGGCGTCGAAAGAGAGCGCGCTTGAAGCGTACCGGCGCCTGCGCGAGCTCGGCTTCAACTTCTCGATCAGCCGCAACTACAACTTCGCGGAGGGCGAAACGAATTATCTGCGCGGCAGCTTCGAAGCCGCGGATGAATCCGGCCACCTGCACAGCGTTTCGCTGCCGCATCCGTGGCAGTTCGGCGACCTGACCGTAAAGGAGAACGCCGACCGTTTTGAAGCGATGGCCGGATATCTGATCCGCAAATACCGCAACCATCCGTCGATCATCCTCTGGGTTACGAATCACAACCACGGCGGCGCGTGGGGCGATCAGAATCCGCTGCGTCTCGGCGGCGAATACAAGCGTGCGGACAGTGAAGGCGAAGTCAGGATGAAGGAGCCGAGCCGCCGCAACTTCCTCGCGGCGCAGGAACGGGTTGCGAAACTCGACCCCACCCGTCCGGTCTACAGCCATGCCTCCGGCAGTCTCGGCGGCCACTATTCGCTGAACTGCTATTTGAACTGGGCACCGGCACAGGAGCGCAGCGACTGGCTCGAAACATTCTGTGCAAAAGGAAAATATCCGCTCTCATTCGTCGAATGGGGGCTTCCGCACATCGCGTCGTTTTCGAGCTACCGCTGGCCGAAGTTCATCTGGGCCGCGAACGACGTCATGACGGTCTGGGACGCGGAATACGCGGCGGACCTCTACGGCGATTCCGCTGCGGAGTGGACACCGGAACGCGAAAAGCTGCTCGATAAGCTTGTCGCGCTCGGCGACAGACCGACAAGCTGGCATACGCTCTCTTCCATTGCGGGGCGGCTGCCGGGCGTGATCCGGCTGCAGGCCGACTATTTCCGCGACAACCTCCCGGCAATGCGAGCGTGGAACATCGGGCTTCTGCTGCCGTGGGACGATTACGCGTTTTACGCCCCGAATCCCGGCACGTTCGGCGCGGTGGAAAATCCCGGCCGGCTGGAGCGGCTGAACCGTCCCGGCCTCGTTCCCGACTTTTTCAACTGGGGCGACTATATTCTCACCGCCCACAAAGGGCAATTCCGCCTGAGCCCGCTCGGTGAAGCCATCAAAGAGTGGAATCAGCCGCTTATCGCCTGGATTGGCGGGGGAAAAAGTTTCACGACAAAGGAGCATGTCTATCTCCCCGGCGAAACAGTCGAAAAGCAGCTTGTGATCCTGAACGACACCCGAAAGCCGGCCGAATGCTCCTATGAGCTGTGGATCCGCAAGGTCAATGCTCCCGCCATCCGCGGTAAAGTCACTATCGGGCCGGGACGGAAAGCCGTTATTCCTGTGAAAACTTTCCTGCCCGCTTCACTCGCCCCGGGCTCATATGAACTTGCTGCAAATTTCCGTTTCGACAACGGCGAACGCCGCCGCCACGCGTTTCGAATCGATGTGATGTCGCCGCTCCCTCCATCTCCCGCCGCCGCACAGCCGGTCGCGCTGTACGATCCGAAAGGGATGACCGCAAAACTGCTCGATGAGCTGAAAATCCCGTATCGCCGGATCTCGCGCTCCACGAGCCTGAAAGGAGTCAAAACCCTTGTGATCGGACGCGAAGCGCTCACAGCGGCAGAGCCGCTGCCGAACCTCGATGCGGTCCGCGACGGGCTCAACGTACTGGTTTTCGAACAGCCGACGGCGGTACTTGAACGCCTCGGGTTCCGTTACAACGAATACGGGTTGCGGCGGCTCTTCCCGCGCGATGCCGCGCATCCGGCGCTCGCGGGACTTCCGGGGGAACTGCTCGCAGACTGGCGTGGCGAAGCGACGCTGCTCGCCCCATACCTCGACTACGACCAGTTTTTCTGTCCGGAGTGGCAATGGTGCGGCTTCAAAAATACCCGGGTCTGGCGTTGCCGCAACCGTGGGACCGTCGCGCAGGCCCTGATCGAGAAACCCTCCATCGGCAACTTCACGCCGCTCGCGGACGGCGGCTTTGCGCTGCAGTATGCGCCGTTGCTCGAATACAAGGAAGGCAGGGGGCGCATTCTTTTCTGCCAGGTGGAGGTAACCGGCCGCACCGAACCGGAGCCCGCTGCAAAGCGCCTCGCGGCGAACCTGCTTGACTATATCCGCCGGGCAGAGATACCGCACTACCGTTCATTCCGGATCATCGCGGGGCCGGAATTCCAGGCTTTTCTCTCATCGCTGAAACTCGAAGGTGAGCAGCCCGACGCGGATGTTATCGTCGCGGGCCCCGGTGCAAAGTCGTATCCCGACCTCACCGGCTCTGTTGAATCCGGAAAGACCGTGCTTGCATTCGGACTCTCTGAAGCGGAGCTTGGGCAATTGTTGCCGCAACTGGACATCGCAACGGCGAAGAACCGCCCGTCACAGATGGCCGATCTTTCCGCCCCCGAGCTGCGCGGGATCTCGAACCTCGACACTGCGTTCCAGACCCGCCTCGACTACGCGACGGTCGACGGCAGGGAACTCACGGTCAAAAAAATCGGCAAAGGAACGGCGGTTATTGTGGGAGTGATTCCCTCGATGCTGAACCCGGAAGAATTTTTCCGGCTGCGCTCCAGCTTTCGGAGGCGCACGTTCCTCGTATCACAAATCCTGCGGAACGCCGGAATCGCTTCCGGTTCTGCGCTGCTCGAGCGTTTCAGCTCCCAACCGGTAAAAGATCCCTGGCTCGGCAGCTATTATCTGCAGAATCCGATCGCCGGAGATGACCCGTACCGTTATTATCATTGGTAA